The following are encoded in a window of Flavobacterium cupriresistens genomic DNA:
- a CDS encoding quinone oxidoreductase family protein, whose product MRALAVVTSSLFDKIEDHNKHLLRIDNVEIPLAFVEGNFPDFDAESDQNANFVLVKKVSFSLNYRDLGIVENAWQRLKGATIDTFYPIGSDFAGHVIAIGKNVTSLTVGDLVIGNCFYPEAENGAMPGIPSNHSSKEHEIYHYGKLVKVPSYLTGVEAGALGIGTQTANAMIRKANIKKGDNVLVTSVTSNTSYFLLNALWNMDCNVYGLSYSGKNIALVREHFPFIKDIFAVKEKNIPNTLLIDVVLDSFSDTYLELLLPQLNINARYLTCGIFNQSIGKLKEVKPTNLTLLIANLMMRNISFIGNCLGTTQDLVSGLEFYETKKLLVDSVFTEEDSLSDFILKSFNTESDKFGKVIYEYNEIEEEAEV is encoded by the coding sequence ATGAGAGCACTGGCAGTAGTAACTTCTTCCTTATTTGATAAGATTGAAGACCATAACAAACACTTACTTCGTATTGATAATGTGGAAATTCCTTTGGCGTTTGTCGAAGGAAATTTCCCCGATTTTGATGCCGAATCAGATCAAAATGCCAATTTTGTATTGGTGAAAAAAGTTAGTTTTTCCTTAAATTACAGAGATTTAGGCATTGTAGAAAATGCCTGGCAGCGATTAAAAGGGGCTACTATCGATACTTTTTACCCGATCGGGTCAGATTTTGCAGGGCATGTAATCGCAATTGGTAAAAATGTTACGAGTTTGACTGTTGGAGATTTGGTAATCGGAAACTGCTTCTATCCGGAGGCAGAAAACGGAGCAATGCCCGGAATTCCGTCCAATCATTCAAGTAAAGAACATGAAATTTATCACTATGGGAAATTGGTAAAAGTACCTTCTTATCTCACAGGCGTTGAGGCCGGAGCTTTAGGAATCGGAACACAAACGGCTAATGCCATGATTCGAAAAGCTAATATTAAAAAAGGAGATAACGTACTCGTAACCTCGGTAACGTCAAACACCTCTTATTTTTTATTAAACGCGCTTTGGAATATGGACTGTAATGTTTACGGCTTATCCTATTCCGGAAAAAATATAGCGTTAGTACGTGAACATTTTCCGTTTATAAAAGATATTTTCGCAGTAAAAGAAAAAAACATTCCCAATACACTGTTGATAGATGTGGTGCTGGACTCTTTTTCAGACACGTATTTAGAACTTTTATTACCTCAGTTAAATATTAATGCCCGTTACTTGACTTGCGGTATTTTTAATCAATCGATAGGTAAATTAAAAGAGGTTAAACCAACCAATTTAACCCTATTGATCGCCAATTTAATGATGCGAAATATCAGTTTTATAGGCAATTGTCTGGGTACAACTCAGGATTTAGTTTCCGGTTTGGAATTTTATGAAACAAAAAAACTATTAGTTGATTCCGTTTTCACAGAAGAAGATTCGTTGTCTGATTTTATTTTAAAGTCGTTTAACACGGAATCGGATAAATTTGGAAAGGTAATCTACGAATACAACGAAATCGAAGAAGAAGCGGAGGTTTAA
- a CDS encoding polyprenyl synthetase family protein — protein MHDISQYQDFFISYLNKQSINKEPKDLYEPIEYILGLGGKRMRPVLTLMAAEVFDADYKTALPAAMAVEVFHNFSLVHDDIMDDAPLRRGKETVHEKWNLNTGILSGDAMLILAYQYFEQYEPTIFRDLAKLFSKTALEVCEGQQWDVDFENRTNVTIPEYLKMIEYKTAVLVAAAMKMGAIVAKTSEQEADLIYDFGLNLGLAFQLQDDFLDAFGDPETFGKQVGGDIIENKKTYLYLKAIEFSSKERALQLQNLFGLQLDDNTAKIETAKAIFNESGASKATQEAIEMYTFKAFETLEKINISAEKKNILKTFGENLMGRKV, from the coding sequence ATGCACGATATTAGTCAGTACCAGGATTTCTTTATTAGTTATTTAAACAAACAAAGCATCAATAAAGAACCCAAAGATCTTTATGAACCCATTGAATATATTTTAGGTCTTGGCGGAAAACGTATGCGTCCTGTACTTACCTTAATGGCGGCAGAAGTTTTTGATGCCGATTACAAAACAGCACTTCCGGCTGCTATGGCTGTTGAAGTTTTTCATAACTTTTCACTGGTTCATGATGACATTATGGATGACGCTCCTTTGCGAAGAGGAAAAGAAACGGTACATGAAAAGTGGAATCTGAATACCGGAATTCTATCGGGAGATGCCATGTTAATTCTGGCGTATCAGTACTTTGAACAATACGAACCGACTATTTTCAGAGACCTGGCAAAATTGTTCAGCAAAACCGCTCTTGAAGTTTGCGAAGGACAACAATGGGATGTTGATTTTGAAAACAGAACCAATGTAACCATTCCGGAATACCTTAAAATGATTGAATATAAAACAGCTGTTTTGGTAGCCGCTGCCATGAAAATGGGGGCAATTGTAGCCAAAACTTCTGAACAAGAGGCAGATTTAATCTATGATTTCGGACTTAACTTAGGACTGGCCTTTCAACTTCAGGATGATTTTCTGGATGCTTTCGGAGACCCGGAAACTTTTGGAAAACAAGTTGGAGGTGATATCATAGAAAATAAAAAAACCTATTTATACTTAAAAGCAATAGAATTCTCCTCAAAGGAAAGGGCTTTGCAACTGCAAAATTTGTTCGGCTTACAACTTGACGACAATACGGCTAAAATTGAAACAGCAAAGGCCATTTTTAACGAATCGGGTGCTTCAAAAGCAACACAGGAAGCGATAGAAATGTATACTTTTAAAGCTTTTGAAACTTTAGAAAAAATAAATATCAGCGCAGAAAAGAAAAACATCTTAAAAACCTTTGGCGAAAATTTAATGGGCAGAAAAGTGTAG